A region from the Ptychodera flava strain L36383 chromosome 10, AS_Pfla_20210202, whole genome shotgun sequence genome encodes:
- the LOC139142287 gene encoding C-type mannose receptor 2-like, translating to MLPSNKVIYTHLLVIVLQCFFQPVKTSDCPNEFDNHCYEISSSHLSSSSWRKALTDCHGSLSGKGHLADIRNDAENDYIVHNVIGNSPVWIGIHDSVTEGRYQTVMNDDAPYLNFMSGQPDDGSTSLSEDCVVMDVTGEWYDEYCYRQYPALCKRRKDGVTCDELHSPLYGRISNRRPETFPANVGDTVTFDCNPGYVIDGPQTITCDEGFWNRLPPICEVCDNPYNGYCYEVVEEDGLSATSYCRNVYLGYSVDITDANENSHVMNLLNLFSSDVDKVLLGITDNTEEGTFRTVWGIPTSYADWYDGEPADDVAVIKISNGKWMTVDNFNFDRLGSVCKRKESGECGAVEIPGAVITNDPVPIFPVASGYVLSFTCTEFGHILHDATPMTCTVGYWDKSPSYCEEVLRQMVYDDSTYTFVDIRKNWDEADTYCQTMNSGRLVTIADSHESATIQAFADDFFDILDYRVWIGITDQQTEGVYMTVENELAHYLPWNSGWSGDEPNGGVSDNCVAMSRSSGHFYDYDCLESFSFVCKTIEPSTPPTTMSARPPSTSATTSMPSSQTAATLGPNTTVSPFQAHSTTRQLHPLIVTSQSQTTTRSFDTPSMPNVPFATDSPNVTLTRMTVFKSGLFWLEAEGMLASGPPICTTNVPSIITCAHACLSQALCVSFNIQRGPEDESRQCELFSEVYQVSQLREHSDFSYFRS from the exons ATGTTGCCATCAAACAAAGTTATATATACACACCTCTTGGTAATTGTTTTGCAATGCTTCTTTCAACCCGTAAAGACATCAG ATTGCCCTAATGAATTCGACAATCACTGTTACGAAATAAGTAGTTCACATTTGTCCTCTTCGTCATGGCGAAAAGCATTGACCGATTGTCACGGCTCGTTGTCCGGCAAAGGTCATTTAGCAGACATCAGAAACGATGCCGAAAATGATTACATCGTCCACAATGTCAT TGGGAATAGTCCAGTGTGGATTGGAATCCACGATTCCGTTACCGAAGGAAGATACCAGACAGTGATGAATGACGATGCTCCGTATTTGAATTTCATGAGTGGACAGCCAGACGACGGAAGTACGTCACTAAGCGAGGACTGTGTGGTAATGGACGTGACAGGAGAGTGGTATGACGAGTATTGCTACCGACAATATCCAGCGTTATGTAAACGAAGAAAAG ATGGAGTTACATGTGACGAGCTCCATTCACCATTATACGGTCGCATTTCCAATAGACGTCCAGAAACGTTTCCCGCCAATGTTGGGGACACCGTGACCTTTGATTGTAATCCAGGATACGTCATAGACGGACCACAAACCATCACATGTGATGAAGGATTCTGGAATCGTCTGCCGCCAATTTGCGAAG TTTGCGACAATCCATATAACGGATACTGCTATGAAGTTGTCGAGGAGGATGGTTTAAGTGCAACGTCATATTGCAGGAACGTGTATCTTGGTTATTCAGTGGACATCACAGACGCTAACGAAAACAGTCACGTGATGAATCTTCTCAATCTCTTTAGCAG TGATGTTGATAAAGTCTTACTAGGAATAACGGATAATACTGAAGAAGGAACTTTTAGAACTGTCTGGGGCATCCCAACAAGTTATGCAGATTGGTATGACGGCGAGCCTGCAGATGATGTTGCAGTGATCAAGATCAGCAATGGAAAATGGATGACGGTTGATAACTTCAACTTCGATAGATTGGGAAGTGTTTGTAAAAGGAAAGAAT CCGGCGAATGCGGAGCAGTAGAGATTCCCGGTGCAGTCATCACAAACGATCCAGTGCCGATATTTCCAGTGGCAAGTGGTTACGTCCTATCATTCACCTGCACTGAGTTCGGTCATATTCTGCACGACGCAACTCCGATGACGTGTACAGTCGGGTACTGGGACAAATCGCCGTCTTATTGCGAGG AGGTGTTACGGCAGATGGTCTACGACGACTCTACTTACACTTTTGTCGACATCAGAAAGAACTGGGACGAGGCTGATACATACTGCCAGACAATGAACTCGGGTAGACTTGTAACCATCGCTGACTCCCACGAAAGCGCAACAATTCAAGCCTTTGCAGACGATTTCTTTGACATTCTGGATTACAG AGTTTGGATTGGTATCACAGATCAGCAAACAGAGGGCGTGTACATGACTGTAGAAAATGAACTAGCGCACTATCTTCCGTGGAATTCAGGATGGAGTGGTGACGAACCGAACGGCGGTGTGTCGGATAACTGTGTCGCCATGAGCCGTTCCTCCGGACATTTCTACGACTACGATTGTTTGGagtcattttcatttgtttgtaaaaCTATCGAACCTTCAA CGCCACCAACGACAATGTCCGCAAGACCTCCTTCAACCTCAGCTACGACGTCAATGCCATCTTCTCAGACTGCAGCAACACTGGGACCAAACACAACTGTCAGTCCATTTCAGGCCCATAGTACGACAAGGCAGCTACATCCTTTGATTGTGACAAGCCAGTCACAAACTACAACCAGGTCATTTGACACCCCGTCTATGCCAAATGTTCCGTTTGCCACAG ACTCTCCTAACGTTACTCTAACGAGAATGACGGTTTTCAAATCTGGACTTTTCTGGCTCGAGGCTGAAGGAATGCTCGCGTCCGGTCCGCCCATCTGTACCACAAATGTCCCATCCATCATAACCTGTGCGCATGCGTGCCTGTCTCAGGCCTTGTGCGTCAGTTTCAACATACAACGCGGCCCGGAGGATGAGAGCAGACAATGTGAGCTGTTCAGTGAAGTCTACCAGGTGTCTCAACTGAGAGAACACTCAGACTTTTCATATTTTCGCAGTTAa